AAATTACAAACCTCAACATCAGCAGAGACATTCTCGGCATCCAAGACTTCTGGAGAAGCAAAAACCTTAGACGTGGACACTTTTGATTGGTTGAAAATCTGTATTTTAGTTTTAGCGGAATTTGAAGGCAAAGAAAGAAGAGAGAACTTGGGTTGGGATGAAATGGTGGACGAATTACACACTGGAAAAAGAGCTGCTGAGAGTGAAGAAGATGAAATTGCCATTTGGGTCTTTTACTCAGTGATAAGCAATGGGGATAGAGCTGAGCTTATCCAAAAAAGAGAAATAAACAtgttttgctttttctttttcctaCTTATTATTTTGCAGAAAACAGCCAAAAAAaccaaagaagaagaaagaattgGGCCTCATAAGTTCCCATCCCCATTCCAATTTGCTTCTTCAGCCCAAGTTTATGAAGTGCACAAATAGCCTATTTTAGAACCCCTTAAGTTTTTAAAATTTGGCCGCCTTAGAATTAACTTGAGACATGCTGGTCTGAAGTTGAAATTTGCGGGTCTAAAGTTTTCAAATTCAAACCTAGGCTCTGCCAAAATTTAAATGAAATTCAAACTTAAGGTCTGAAGTTAGACTTTACCAAAGCCTAACTTCAAACTCGAAGGTCGGAATTTTATAACTTCAATTGAAGTTAAACTTCATAATTGTTGAAATTGTGTTAGGACTCGAACTCGAGAAAAAAGTTTATGAACGTTAAAAATCATTTCGCAACATTTCACTTGAAATACCCATTAAaactaattttcacttgaaattctGATTTTAAGATTTGATACTTACAAATACTAACATGGTGATTCATGCTCAAATATGCACAATTACCTCCAGTGTCATCAACTTAAGATATCTGTTTGTGATACGAAGTAAAACAAAATTGGTTTCCAAAAAAATAACACTTACCATCAAACACCAAGAAACATTTTTCTTataaatattctccattaaaagGGAAGATACGATTCCCCTATTAGTCCATTTTGAAATAGTTTCAAAATGTTAGAGAGAGTAGTGATAGTATTTCTTCTACAAGATGTTTTccagaaaatattttccattGTACCAAACAGTAAGTTTTTGAAAGTGCTATAACAATGTTTGCTGGAAATtgctccctccgtttcaaattagatgaggtactttcctatttagtctgttccaaaataaatgacatatttctaaattagaaaataattcaatTTTATACTCTTCATTTTACTCTTattgagaagcttttataaccacaaaaatgtcatggccccacaaagcttttactccttaaacttttaagaccacatgtttcaaaagttttctttcttttcttccgtgtcaagtcaaactacctgtctaaattgaaacggatggagtatatgAGATGTTAATGAGCATGACAAAGGAAGAGAAAAGGTCAACCTCATACGGCGAATTACGACAGTTGAATCATGCGATGATATCTCTCTCTGTCCTAAAATTCAGAGAAAAAATAGGTACTGACTGCAACCAGCTGGTAACAAAACATTGTCATTCTCTAGTATTGCGAAGAGGTGATGACAAAAGCCTTTTGCTGGAAGGGAAAAAGAATAGTCATGTTGTAACTTTTCTCAACTGGGACAAATCCTTTTTCTTAGCTACACAAAAATGGGATTATAGTTTTACGTCCTTCTATCAACTGTTCTACTCTTAcaaaggaattttttttttaatttttatttctgCCTCTCAAAACCAACTCACATCAACTCCTATCGCTAGCGGCGCCAGAATCGACCATGCTGCTTTTGCTCTTGCATACGCCTGCAACCACCAGACCAACTATGTTAAGAAAATCAAGCAAAAATATACTATAATTTCAATAAGGGGTcaaaaacattaaaaaaaaattgaatgaaGAGAGGTCCACGGTATTGGAAATACGAAAGAGAAGTTATTATAGCAGAGTGCAGATGCGAATATAGTAGGAGGCACACAGTTTGCAGCTCGAAAGAAGAGAGGTTTGTTGAGTTAGGGCGTGGCAGACCTCAAGTATGCTCAATCAAACAAAAAGTTCCCAGAAATGCTTTTAACAGAAATATCCACTGTAACTCTAATGCACAGCCTACCAACAAAATAAATGAGAACCTTTCAAGATAAATTAACTAGAAGCCTGGGAAAAACAATGTATGTGCCTTACGGAGATTCAATGCTTCTTGGAGCTCATTCAATCCACTTACCATTCTTTTCAACTAAGTTTCGAACTACCACTCATTtcattctcttttttttcttttttattgtgGGGGGTGGGCGGTGGGGAGGGGTTAATACTACCACCTCTCTGAATACTAAATATGGAAAAATGCATCAACCCCTCACCACTAGGGCAAAAGGGGATTAAAACAACCTCTAGAAGAGAAAGCAGAAAAAGGCGAGAATATAAAAGTCGCAGCCCAAATGGCTACAACTATTGGGGACTATGAGACAAATAAGAAACACTTTATGTTTCCAATGTTCAAGGTAAAGTTAGATTAGACCTGtaaccccaccccaccccaaacAATAAAGTCTTGTATTCCTAACATTTGTTTCTCTCAAGAGGAGAAAGGGCGTGGGAAGGATATGAAGAGACAAACTTCATGAGTAAATTCAAGACAAAAATCAGAAGCATCCTAAGTTCCAGGTGTTGAGGATCTGGAATGCAATTAAGCTAGCAAGAACGAATAAATACAACAGTGGAAAACTTGACCTTTGGTAATCCTTGGACCGCTCAATGAACTCCTTAGGAATATCACGTCCTTGGTATGAAGCTAATACAGTTCGGATATCAGCTGGCCTATGTTTAGCAACATCTGCACTCAAAAATAAGAAGCCATTAACAGTGACCTTGACATACTCCCAAAAGTGAAGACAAGATTAGGGTACGTTGTACTTATGAATGTGCTTACATTCAAGAAACGGAATAAGATCCAAAAGCACAGTATCCTCCGCCTCTCCTTTCCATGGTTTTATTTCTATGCAATTTTCTGGCTGAAGGCTACTTTCTAGTGCATGTCCACTCACATATATAATTCTCGATGGATCCCGATTTAGCTTGGAAAAATCCTGCCAAAGAAGCACGCGCCAAAAAGGGATTCACAATTTTTACTATTTGCAAGAAGTAGAACAAGGGAAGACATGTGCAAAATGAACTTTTTTTAAAAGGACTAGAAAAAACGAGAAAGACATCTTATAGATTTTCACAGAAGCTAAAGAATGTCTCAGAGAATGTACATGCACTAGTGAATACAGGTGATAGAAACATCTACATTACAAGGATGACAAGGAATGAGAATAGCCCTGGGATCAAATTGTAGATGTTTTGAGTGTTTCCAACAGGCTAGGGTAAAGAGATAAACAACCTATTAAGAGGAAGGCCAGCATTTGCACACTAATTCAAAAAAAGAAAGATGCTCTATCTTTTGACAACTAAGCCAGAAGCTCAAGCCTTTCGACTATGCATGGTAAAAGAAGTCTACAAGTGTCTAGATTCTTACGGAGTTTCTATTACCACGGCCTATATGTGAAATTCATAGCTGATTTGGTCCTTGCTCAGCAGGGTATTTTGTGCTGTAACCTCTCAGTGAGATGTAGAATAGGAATCTATCACATTTTACTATGCAAAACTGACAAAGGACAACTTAACTTTACTTCCTGAATCCTGTATTTCAATTTGTCTCCTTCAGCCTTCCTAAAAATCAACTAGTCGTAACCTGTTTAATTTTCATGCCTCTTGATTCTTTCAATCTTGATCAAGCCTCCCCTAAGTTCCTATAACACCCCCCACTCTGTCTTCAGCGAAAGACGAAAAAAGGAGATACAAAGTACATAATTGTCCACTTGAGATGATTTAAGAAGCAAATGCGCAAAAGCAATACATACTTGTCACaaaatttcatttactcatataCAGATGAAGGACACCTTTTGCTCTTCATTATCCTGTACTCTCAATTTTAATCAAATATCTTAATGCAATGCAACATCAATATTATGCTTCTACTCACTCTCTTTTTCTTAAATCAATTAATGGTATTTTCTATTAGAACTGCCATACTAAAACAATGTTAACATATATCAAGGATCAGCTATTAAGTGAACAGAGTGTGACAAATTTAAATAATCAAAGACTTAATCTAGAACATTTAGAGGATGAAGCTAAGAAACCTACTCTGTAATGCTTGCCATCAACATATCTAGTTGCACCTCTTGATAGCCTATAACGGATGCAGTGCTTTGGATCCAATCTTTCGATAACAGGATCAACATACTGCAAAAACCACAAGCAGAAGTTTTGATTGCATAACTGAAACAACACTTAGAACACACTATGAAGGAAGTGAAAGTTACCATGTTCAGTTGGTCAGAGTATACAACGATCTCAAAATATTGAGCTAAATGTTCCAAAAAAGCATCAACCCCAGGTCTTTTGAATGTTCTCCAGCCTCTGTCACGCTTTTAAAGGACTACGGAAGTCAGTAGTCATGAAGGAAGTTAAACGATGGAAAATCTGAATGCTTTGAGGAAAAAAAAGCTATATCAGgaggaaaacccacaaggaaaCTCTAAAATGAATTGCCAAAGTATCGCACTAATTACTAATAATGATCCATAAAATAAATTAAAGCAAGTCCAAGCCACTAATTCACAATAAAATCAAGAAGTTCATGACTTGGATTTCTACCTTCCAATCAGAGTATATCAATGTCTCGCTAAGATCAAGAACAAGCGTGAAGACATGCTGCTCCAGTGGGTGCAAATCTGGCAGGAGCTGGTCTGATGTTGGTTCAATAAAACCCTAAAACAGAGGAAATAGATCTGAGGTGAAGTTGGTGAAGGATGAAGCATAAGAAGAGAgggattaaaaactaaaattgcCTGTAAAGGACTCAACTCGAACTTGCTCTTCTGTCAACCGCCTCAGGTCAATGTAAAACTCAACTAGCTTGGCGGGCACTGGAATATCAAAGAAATGAACCAATATAACAGCCTAAAAAGAGGCTCTGGAGCGTAAAGTTAATAATTAACAAATAGGAGGGAACGCATGTAAATAACATCATACACCACAGCATTAAGAAAACGTATTCAGCATGTGATTCTCCAATAAAACCCATCATATTACTAAGCAGTAGAACATATGTTTTACTTTTTGTATACTAGCAGTGGGATGTGCAATATACTTAAACCCACGAACTACCCACATCCATGTGCCTTTAAATCACAAGCCCCAATAAGTCAATGCACGGATAGAACCATAAATCACTCACACTCTATACTACAAACTGCAGGATAGACATCCACCTACTCTGCAGCAGAAACTTTCATGTGCCGAAAATGATGCATAATCTGAAGCCAATACAGACTTTTGCAGGCCACAATACACTGATCAAGTCATAGAAATGCCATGCAATTTAAAATTAACAAACTAATCCTTGAGTTCTATCATTGAAATGGAAAAGCATTGCTGAAAACACGAGGATGTCTAAAATAATAGTCTCGGTACCTAGCTTGTGTTTCCAGTTTCAAAAAAATTATAGTATACAATACACATAACAAATACAAAGTGTTGTGATGGCATAATTTATAGTTGACATGAATGTGGACAATAAGCCACGCAAATAAGAAGAACCAACCCCTTCTTGACTAAAAATAAGAGATGTGTAGCATAGACAAGTCAGAATCATCACCAACCTGTCATTGCTGAGGAGTATAATAAAGCTTGAAATTTCTGGACAGGAAAAGGAAAACACAATTAGTCTCTCTATTCTACTCATGCTCAAATACAACTGCCAAAAAGTTATATAGGTAAAAGATGAACCAATGCATATAAGACCAGCCATATACTCTATAAGCTGTTTATTCGTGTAGTATGTGATTTAGGCTCTAGAGTTCGTTGACAAATCCTGTCATATCACTTAGATTCCCTTCCAAATTTGGAGGGGTCCATAATTAgcaatatattaaaaaaaaaaaaaaagggcagcccggtgcactaagctcccgctaatTAGCAATATGTTGCAAAAAATAAGCACAAACAGTAAACATGAATCAAATTGATCAGTTGAAGCTGAGAAGTGCATAGCGCCTAATTTGCAATAAGTAGAGCCAACCTACACACACAACCATACCAAGCagaatatgtgtgtgtgtgtgagagagagagagcgcacaTGTGTGTCAAAAGCTTAATTTCAAACAAGCAAAAATTCGCCAAAAGCTCACAATAAGCAAAAATAAAGCAGTGCAAGACAAGACTCACGTCGGTAGCAGATGCATCATCCCCAACAGTATATTTCGCAGATTCACGCAAAGTCTTGGTCTTATCCTCAATTTCATCCAACGTGTATGCTGCAGATAAAGGATATGAATTATATGTACGAGAAGTCAAGAATGGAAAATATTGATGAATCTGTCAGACCAACTAGGTCTTTTACCAAGAATCATCCTCTTACCTCCTGTTTCCACATAGACAATCTATATAAACATATAGTCCATTTCTAACACTTGACCAAACTCACCTTGAGCTACATAAACTAACAAAAAGCAACTACAAATGATCTCGTAAAAGAGTTTGGCTTCCCCCAACGAACATGTTAACTAATACCACATGGAAATTTAGCTACAAACTACGCAGTTATACTTGCTTCACAGCTGAAACTTCGCATGAAGAAAACTAACTGGAGAGTTATAAAGGCATGACTACATCGCTAAGCAAATATAGAGATACAGGGAGAATAGAACAATAGCCAGATCCAAAGTTGGACAGATAAAACCTGGAACATGTTGTTGTGCTTCCAACTAGTTTTATTTGGTATAGTAAAATTTTATGAAATGAGCTATGCTGATACAGATCAAAAAACATGAAATGATATTTGCTGATCAACGATACAATAACTTTCTTTTTCCTGGAAGTCGGCAACCATGCTCTGTATCAATTCCATTCTATTCAGCTCACTTCACTTCATTTCCAAATCATGCTCAAATGCATGACAATTTCAATATCAACTTTAAAACGTCTTAAAACCCTAATACAATGAAACAATGCCAATAACATcccaaaataaattaaaaagcaACAAATAAATAACGAACCGGTACGGTAACCAGCTGTGCCAACACCGCCTGTGACGGCAGCAATAGTGCTATACTTAAGAAAACTTCATGGATTCTTCTCAgttacacacacacatacactttGCGAGCTGTTAGAGGATTTCTATGTGACTGCTTCACACATGCACACGCACACACAAAAACGTGTGGGCACACATAAACTTTAGCGAACTCTTAGAGGATTTCTTATGTGACTGCTTCGCGCgtgcacacacacatatatacacTAGATTTCAAGTTGAGAACAACTATAAGAATCCTAAGTATCCATTATCCATTACACTTCATTCAGCACATTTCACTTCATTTCAAAATTCAAATCATGCTCGAATACAGATGCCAATTCATGTATCAACATTAAAGCATCCAAAAAAAACTGATTCAAGGAAATAATACAAATAACAAAccgaaatatttttcaaaataaaaaaaccaACCGTAGGTCGCGTAACCAGCAGTGGCAACACCGCCGGTGATGGCAGCAATAACGCTGTACTTAAGAAAACTCCACCGACTCTTCTCAGTTCCAGAAGCTTCAGAATTAGGAGGAGACTGATTCTGAGGTGGCGGAGGCTGATCTTTGAGGAGAGAAGATGAAGAGATTATTGGTTCCTTTGGAGGTTCTGTAGTTACATTTGAAGAAAATCGGCGATTACTTCGTGAAATTATTGAGAAAATGCGCGATTTCGATTGAGCTATAGCGGACATTTTTGAGGAATTTAGACCTAGGGTTTAAGCGTAGAGGACGAAGGTTTTACTGAGGAAAGAAGACGAAGATTTAGAGCTATGCCCTTTTTATTTAATAAAGTTATTTGTTTGAACTCTGAGGTTTGAACAAAGTTAAGTTTAGCCCCTTAACCTTTctgaaaataatataataaacatGCCTTATTTTTTATGAAAAGAAATTGACATCCCAAATATTGAGGAAATAATCTCATAATGATCCGTTACAATTTGAAGAGAAACAAAAAAATTATCGATCTCTTTGAAATTGGTCGTATAACTAAAAAACATTCGTCATGAACTAATAGTCAAAAAATCGACTTTTCCCAAAGATAATTTCCGCACCATGTACAGTTAAAACAACTCGTGCATAAGTGAAAATAAAATAGTAGTACTTCCCCTGTTTCAACTTGTTTGGTATAATTTAACATAATACGAGGTTAAAAGAAGATATTTCGGCTATAGATAGATATTAATGAAATATAAATATCAGCACGTATCATATATCgagtatttatttttgattttgagctTAAAAGAAGTTATGTCATCGACATGATTAAGATATAATTAAAAACAATTAGTTATAGAGAAGTGTCAATCTTTTTATACTGATAAAGAAGGATACAATATCAAACAAATTGGTATTGATGAAGTTTACTGAATAGTCATTTACATTTTATAAGAAGTTAGGTTTTGAACTAAAAAGAGACTTTTATCTCAATAAATAGACATCAATATTATGTTTGAGACTTCATAATAAGAAAGAGAGGTGACAAATATAAAAGAACAGGTTATTCTTACAAGCTGCTTGCTATAATTAAATTATTGAATTTAGAGGAACTAGATCAATAGGCAAAGGGAAAATTACAAAATCCTGTATTTTGCTTTCAACAAATGTATGATTAAAACCTCTGAATTTTGGTTCCATTGCTGCAAATCTGAAATCTCACATGATTATAGGTTGAAGAAAAGAAAATGACCTTGCAAAATGCCAATTTCATGATTAATTCTATCAGCAAATGGGTCGTTCGGTATACATACTAATCATGTGTGTATATAGCGCACATATATTGTTTATGCAGTGATTaataattgtgatgacccaaaaggtcatcttatgttttagaacttgaatttgcgctcttaagccttaaaaatctcatttttttaccattctcgatttgcgtgcgcattCCGGGCAtgttttcgaaaagtttttatgttggaaattaataaaaataataatttatacattaaaagttgattttagttgatttcggtcaacattattGGTAAACGGGACCGGATACTTATTTtaatggtcccggtgggtccgtatcgaattatgggacctgggcgtatgcccggaatcgaattcggaggttcctaacTCAAGttaatttttaatgaaaattaaaagtctgaaaattaattattttaagaattgattgatgtttggcattattaGTGCCGGGTTCGTATTCtgatttcggagcccggtacagattcattatgatatttaagacttgtctgtgaaagttggtgagaaacggagttgatttgacgtgattcggacgtctagttgagaagatatgaactttaaagtgttcttgagaatttcatttgatttggtgctaaatttagagttctaggtgttattttggcgatttgatcgcgcgaacaagttcgtatgatgcttttagacttgtgtgcatgtttggtttggagccccgagggctcaggtgagtttcggatagaccacgggatgttttgaactatgAAAATCTCGTATTTTGTTGTAGCACGTGTTttggcatgttcttcttcgcgttcgcgaaggtactctcgcgaacgcgaagattaaACTGGGCacctgaagttttcttcttcgcgaacgcgaaggctttgttgcgaacgcgaagcgattggggcgttacccttcgcgaacgcgaccagctcctcgcgaacgtgtagtgttaggcacacctgggggagggttggtcgttccttcatcgcgaacgtgagcaatgcctcgcgaacgcaaaggccaggGGGAATAGCCAttgtgaacgcgaaggcttggcagccagtacccttcgcaaacacgacagtggcctcgcgaacgcgatgcacactgtcgcccagtgcataaaacagaatcaaacacgggtttaagccatttcttcaatatttttcaagaaccaaacgggtagaggcgattttcagaAGTCATTTTTTCCCCCAAAATgttggtgtgatgacccaaaatatcatctttaaatttaataattaattctgtattctaagaccttgaaaagcattatttaccattactcgacttgcgtgcgcaatccgtaaaattttccagaaagttttatgtgaaaaatggattaaaatatgaattagagctttaaaactcaattgagttgactttggtcaacatttcgagcaaacggactcggattagtattttgacagttccggtagatctgtatcgtgatttaggacttgggcgtatgcccggaatcaaatttagAGGtcactagcccgagatatgaaattttgatgaaaaattaaaagtttaagttcaaatagtgaccggatgtcgaattatgtgcaaacgattccggaatataattttgatgattccaacagctccgtatggtgattttggacttaggagcatgatcgaaattttatttgaaagtccgtagtggaattaggcttgaaatgccgaaagttgaatttttgggaagtttgaccgaggggttgactttttgatatcggggtcgaaatccgattctgaaaattttaacagctccgttatgtcatttatgacttgtgtgcaaaatttaaggtcaatcgacttgatttgataggtttcgacatcgaatgtaaaagttgaaaatttaagtttcattaagcttgaattggagcataattcatgattttagcgtcgttttatgtgatttgagatttcaaataagttcgtatgatattttaggacttgttggtatatatttggttgaggtcccaagggtctcggtgagtttcggatggttaacggatcaaaaaatgggacttaaacagctgttgcaaaagctgctgcaaattttcttctgctatgcaatcgagcccaaaaatcgaagGCCTGAAATTGAGCCCAGcaatcgagccgaggatcgaaggcaggctcgagagccatgatcgaaggcaggctcgagggccatgattaaAGACAAGCTCGAAGGCGAGTGATTCaaggccactgatcgaaggcccaagatCGAGACCTATGACCAAGGctagtgatcgaaggccataaagatcgaagccatgatcgatagccaggatcgaCGGCTGTGATCGAGTCCCAGggtcgagggcatgatcgaagctatgatcgaaggccatgaccgaggttcGGGATCGGACCCaatgatcgaggtcaccctggacatatctgtaagttataaaaacaggggggcttcatcccattcgccatttttaacaacttggagcttgagcagaggcgagttttgatatattttcaaaggaaaaacattggggtaagttttcttaactcaatcttggttagattacctgaatccatcactgtttttaacatttaattggtgatttaagttggaaaaatttttgaaaaccctcttggatagatttgaggatttgagggtcgaatcattattggaatttagtcatttttgtatggttagactcgtggttaaatgggcgttcatatttcataactttcgccggattccgagacgtgggtc
The DNA window shown above is from Nicotiana tomentosiformis chromosome 8, ASM39032v3, whole genome shotgun sequence and carries:
- the LOC104096256 gene encoding mitochondrial import inner membrane translocase subunit TIM50-like; translated protein: MSAIAQSKSRIFSIISRSNRRFSSNVTTEPPKEPIISSSSLLKDQPPPPQNQSPPNSEASGTEKSRWSFLKYSVIAAITGGVATAGYATYAYTLDEIEDKTKTLRESAKYTVGDDASATDKFQALLYSSAMTVPAKLVEFYIDLRRLTEEQVRGFIEPTSDQLLPDLHPLEQHVFTLVLDLSETLIYSDWKRDRGWRTFKRPGVDAFLEHLAQYFEIVVYSDQLNMYVDPVIERLDPKHCIRYRLSRGATRYVDGKHYRDFSKLNRDPSRIIYVSGHALESSLQPENCIEIKPWKGEAEDTVLLDLIPFLEYVAKHRPADIRTVLASYQGRDIPKEFIERSKDYQRRMQEQKQHGRFWRR